CCGTGCTGACCAACAACACAATCGTCGCGGCGATGACGATGAGGGCGGTACCCCACCCGATAATATTCGCCAGACGCGAGTTGGCATACTTGCCCATCAAACGTTTGATATTCGCAAGTCGGAGCATCAAGACCAAAATCACCGGCAACAGAATGCCATTGACTGTTTGCGACGCGAGCAGCAAAGTAATGAGCGGCACATCGGGAATTAGCGCGACCGCCGCGCCGATCACGATCATGCCGGTGTAGAGTCCGTAGAAAACCGGCGCATCTTCCCAGGTTTGATTTACGCCGCGCTCCCAGCCGAACGCCTCGCAGACCGCGTACGCGGTCGAAAGCGGCAAGATGCTCGCGGCAAGTAATGACGCGCCGAGTAAGCCGAGCGCGAACATCTCGCCGGCAAGTTCGCCAGCAATCGGCACGAGCGCCGCGGCGGCTTGCGCGGCAGAATCAATCACGCGATTGCCGCTGACGTACAACGTCGCGCCGGTTGCCACGATCATAAAGAACGAAAAGAAATCGGTGACCAACGCGCCGAACAATACGTCCGCGCGCGCGTACGCATATTCCTCGACCTTAAGCCCCTTGTCCACAATCGAACCTTGCAGGTAAAATTGCATCCACGGTGTAATTGTCGTGCCGACGGTCGCGATGAAGAGCAGGAAGAATTTCGTTTCGGGCACGATGGTCGGTGTGACCAATCCGCGCGCGACATCCCCCCAGTCTGGCTTGGCGAGAAATCCAGCAAACACGTACGCGATGAACACGAGCGAGAGCGCGAGGAAAATTTTTTCCGCGCGTTTGTAATTGCCGCGCACGACGATGAACCACACGAACAACGCCGACAGCAGTACCGCGATCCATTTGGGGATGCCGAGCAGTTCGCTCGCCGCGGCGATGCCGGCGAATTCCGCGATCGTCGTCGCGACATTCGCGACGAGTAGTGTTAGCATCGCAAATGCAGTCGTCTTGACGCCGAACTCTTCGCGAATCAAATCGCTCAAGCCCTTGCCCGTGACGACGCCCATGCGCGCGATCATTTCCTGCACAACCGCGAGCGAGATCGTGATGAGCAGGAGAATCCAGAGCATCTGATAGCCGTACGCCGCGCCGACCGTCGCGTACGTTGCGATGCCGCCCGCGTCGTTGTCGGCGGTCGAAGTGACCAAGCCCGGTCCCATGATCGCGAGGAACGCCAAAAACTTTTTGTTGGGGATCCGTTTCCAGAATTTCATTTGAACAGCCGCGGTAATTTGATTTTCCATTCGCTCGGCAGAATCATTTGAAGCGCGTCTTCCGCCGTGACGATTCCCTGCAAGCGATTATCCGCGTCCACGACTGGCAGCGCGAGCAAGTTATACCGCGTCATCGCTTCGAGCACTTCGGACGGCGCGGTATCGAGTTGCATCCGAATGGGGCGGCGGTGCATAATATCGTCCACGCGTTGCTCCGGCGGTGTGAGCACGAGATCGCTCAACGAAAAAACACCCAGCAAATGTTCTTCGACGTCTACGACATAGACATAGTAAATTGTTTCGGCTTCCTTTGCCGCGGCGATCTCGCGCAAATGTTGCAATGCCTGGGCGACGGTGATCCCGGGCGGCACGGTGACGTACTTGGTCGTCATGAGACCGCCGGCGGTGTTTTCGGGGTGCGCGAGCAATTCCTTGACCTCGGCTTTTTCGTCCGGCTCCATCAAGTTCAACACTTGTTCGCGGCGATCCTCTTCCATCTCTTGCAACACGTCCGCCGCCGCGTCCGGCTCCATCTCTTCGACAATGTCCGCCGCGCGTTCGTTCGTAAATGTTTCGAGCACCTCGGCTTGGAACTCGGGTTCGAGTTCTTCCATCACGTCCGCGACTTTTTCGTCGGACAGATCGCGCATCACCGCGCCCGCGTCGCGCGGACGCATGTCCTCCAAAATTTCCGCGATATCTGCCGCGTGCAGTTCTTTGAGTTTGGTGCGCGCCACGCGCACTTGGAGATCGCCGCGCGGAATGAAACCCAGGTCGGTCCACGCGATCGCGCGCGAGGGCAGTTCGCGGCGAACGAGTCCGACGACGCGTTCGGAAAGGTCTTCCCAACCGAGCCGGCGCAAAAGCCCGCGTCCGCCCACGTCCACATTGACCAAGCGATAATCGTTGCCGATGCGCGCGAGTTCGAGATCATTGACACGCACGACGCGAAAGCCGTTCGTGTCAATCACTTGCTTGTCGAGGACGTCGCGGTTGAGGTAAACTTCGGTGCCTTTCGGAGTGTACGACATGGAGGGAGGTTTTTGCAGAATAATTTTACTTCCCGCGAGGTCTTCCGCGCCTTCCCAGGGTAACAAGGACGGCTCGCCGCCGTTGCGTTTGACCGCCAGCGCGACGACGCGCGGGTACGGTTCGTTCTCGTTGTCGGGTCCGATGAGCAAATCGTTGAGCACGCCGATCAGCGTGCCTTTCGTATCGCGCACCTCGCGTCCGATGAGTTCGCTCAGGTATGCCATCGCGCCACCGCCGTTCAGAACAGAAATACCGCGCGACCACATCGCGCGGAATGTTCGCGCAACTTATAGCACCGTTGCGCACGCGAGTCAAGTAGAAACAAAAGAAAAACCCGAAGGGTCGGAGTGACCCTTCGGGTTTGGCGAAAAAACCTTGCGAAGGTTGCCTGGATCAGATATTGTCTTCGCCGCCGTCTACGCGGATGACGGTGCCGGTCATCCATTGGATGCGCGGGTCCATCAACGCGACGAGTGTTTGCGCGACATCTTCGGGTTGGGTCATTCGTCCGTCGGGATGCAGTCGCATGATGTGCTGTTTCACTTGATCGTGTCCGGGAATCATGCGGAATGCGGGCGTATCGGTGACGCCGGCTTGGAACGTGTTCACGCTGATGCCGCGCGGCGCAAGTTCGAGCGCGAGTTGGCGCGTGTGCGATTCGAGCGCGGCTTTTGCCGCCGAGACCGGACCGTAGCCGGAAATTACACGATGCGAACCGGAACTCGTCATCGAAAAAACTTTCGATCCTTTGCCGAGCAAGCCCGCGCGCACCAGGTCTTGCGTCCAGTAGACGAGCGAGTTCGCCATCACGTCGAGCGTCATCTCCATCGCTTTGCGATCCACCGCGTCGTCCGGCTTGTCGGCGATGTACGGTTTCAGGTTGCCGAACGCGACCGAATGCAGGACGCATTCAATCGAACCGCCGCCCACGCTGGCAAAGTACTCTTTGATCTTTGCAATGATCTCGGCGCGATTGCGATCATCGGCGATGTTCTTGTTGAAGAACATTGCCGTGCGCCCTTTCGCTTCGATGTCGGCTTTTACCTGCAACGCGCGCGGTAGCGTCGTCTTGAGATCAAAGTGCGCGCCGAAAATGTTGAACCCGGCTTCGGCAAGCGCGCGCGAACATGCCGCGCCAAACCCGCTCGATGCGCCGAGAATGAGTGCCCATCGTTCTTGTGCCATTACGCCTCCCGTGGAAATTTTGGATTTTGGATTGATGATTTATGATTTGGTTCTGATCGTTGCTTTGTCATTTCGAGCGAAGCGAGAAATCGCTGCGTTCGTCGGCAAAGTAGATGAAATCCCAATCGCCCGGCGAACGACCGAGCGCGGTGAGCATCGCGGATGCTTCAGCGCGATGTTGCGTGCCGTGATTGACGACATGCGCGAGCATCTCCCACAATGGTCGCGCGAACGCCTGCCCGCGCGTGTTGGTGTAATGAATCACGCGCGTTAAATCCGCGTCGGTCAGCCCGCTGAGAAACGCGCGCAGTTTGGTTTCCTCATCGCGCCAACGCGCGATGAGCGCGGCGAGCGTCGGGAATTCCTCTTCGCGAATGAGAGCAGTCGGCGAAACACCTTGCCAGCGCGAGAGCCAGATCCATTCCGCCATCATCGTATGCGCGAGCGTGCCGCGTAAACTGCCATGGCTGTGCGCGGTCGGCGCGATAAACTGCGCGTCGCTGATACCTTCTGCCGCGCGCAACAGGCGTCCGTTCGCCCAATAATTATAGTCGTACAGAAATTGAAAGTACGCAACGTCCATCCAACCTCCAACTTCCAATTTCTAACTTCCAATCTCCAACACCGCCGCGCCGCGAATCTGACTCGCCTTCAACATTTGCAGAACGCGATTCGCTTCGTGCAAAGGAAATGTTTCAATCTCGGTGCGAACCGGAATTTCCGCCGCGATGTTCAGCAATTCCTCCACATCGCGCCGCGTGCTGTTGGCGACACTACGCACGGTGCGCTCGTGGTACAACAAATCATAATCGAATTGCGGAATCGGCGAACTGTAAATGCCTGCGTGCGCGACCGTACCGCCTTTTCGCAATACGCGCAATGCTTGAACGATCAATTCGCCCACCGGCGCGAACACGATAGCGCGATCTAACAACTTGGGCGGTGTGTCTTCCGCGCGCCCGACCCAGGTTGCGCCCAGCGCGCGCGCGAGCGCACGATGCTCGTCGCTGCGCGTGAACACGTACACATCGCAATCCCAGCGCCGCGCGATTTGGATGACGATGTGCGCGCTCGAACCAAATCCATACAAGCCGACTCGCTCGCCCGGCTTCACTCCGCACACGCGCAACGCGCGGTACCCGATGACACCGCCGCAGAGCAGAGGCGCGGCTTGCGCGTCCGTGAACACCGCCGGAATGTTGTACGCAAAGTTTTCGTTGACGACACAAAACTCGGCGTACCCGCCATCCGCGTGCAAGCCGGTGAACCGCGCGCCCTCGCACAGGTTCTCCTCGCCGCGCGCGCAAAACTCGCACACACCGTCCGTCGCGTAGAGCCACGGTACGCCCACGCGGTCGCCGAGTTTGAATCGCGTAACATCTTGCCCAAGTTGTTTTACGATACCGACGATCTGATGCCCAGGAATAATTGGTAATTGGTAAGTTGGGATTTCACCTTCGACGGTGTGCAGATCGGTGTGACACACGCCGCACACGCGCACCGCGATCTGGATTTCATTCGCGCGCGGCGTCGGCGTTTCGACTTGCGCGAATTCGAGTGGGTTCGCGTTCACCGCACGTGGTGCGCGTAAAAGCATCGCGTTCATAGAATCAAAGGCGGAAGGATGAAGGATGAAAACCGGGCAAACAGAACCGTTCATCCTTCCGCCTCCATCCTTCATCCTTTACTTTTCATCAGCAACGTCCACTCGCCTTGCTGGGTCACTTCGTTGCGGTGATTGAGCACCTTGGCTTCGAGAATCACAAAGCCGCCGCCGAGTTTCGCCATCGCTCTGGTCTGCTTGACCCGGGCGGTCATGTGGATCGTGTCGCCGATTTTGATCGGCGCTTTGAATTTCCATTCCAAGCCCATAAACGCGATGAC
The nucleotide sequence above comes from Chloroflexota bacterium. Encoded proteins:
- a CDS encoding SDR family oxidoreductase; this translates as MAQERWALILGASSGFGAACSRALAEAGFNIFGAHFDLKTTLPRALQVKADIEAKGRTAMFFNKNIADDRNRAEIIAKIKEYFASVGGGSIECVLHSVAFGNLKPYIADKPDDAVDRKAMEMTLDVMANSLVYWTQDLVRAGLLGKGSKVFSMTSSGSHRVISGYGPVSAAKAALESHTRQLALELAPRGISVNTFQAGVTDTPAFRMIPGHDQVKQHIMRLHPDGRMTQPEDVAQTLVALMDPRIQWMTGTVIRVDGGEDNI
- a CDS encoding DinB family protein, with translation MDVAYFQFLYDYNYWANGRLLRAAEGISDAQFIAPTAHSHGSLRGTLAHTMMAEWIWLSRWQGVSPTALIREEEFPTLAALIARWRDEETKLRAFLSGLTDADLTRVIHYTNTRGQAFARPLWEMLAHVVNHGTQHRAEASAMLTALGRSPGDWDFIYFADERSDFSLRSK
- a CDS encoding zinc-dependent alcohol dehydrogenase family protein, whose protein sequence is MNAMLLRAPRAVNANPLEFAQVETPTPRANEIQIAVRVCGVCHTDLHTVEGEIPTYQLPIIPGHQIVGIVKQLGQDVTRFKLGDRVGVPWLYATDGVCEFCARGEENLCEGARFTGLHADGGYAEFCVVNENFAYNIPAVFTDAQAAPLLCGGVIGYRALRVCGVKPGERVGLYGFGSSAHIVIQIARRWDCDVYVFTRSDEHRALARALGATWVGRAEDTPPKLLDRAIVFAPVGELIVQALRVLRKGGTVAHAGIYSSPIPQFDYDLLYHERTVRSVANSTRRDVEELLNIAAEIPVRTEIETFPLHEANRVLQMLKASQIRGAAVLEIGS
- a CDS encoding Nramp family divalent metal transporter, with amino-acid sequence MKFWKRIPNKKFLAFLAIMGPGLVTSTADNDAGGIATYATVGAAYGYQMLWILLLITISLAVVQEMIARMGVVTGKGLSDLIREEFGVKTTAFAMLTLLVANVATTIAEFAGIAAASELLGIPKWIAVLLSALFVWFIVVRGNYKRAEKIFLALSLVFIAYVFAGFLAKPDWGDVARGLVTPTIVPETKFFLLFIATVGTTITPWMQFYLQGSIVDKGLKVEEYAYARADVLFGALVTDFFSFFMIVATGATLYVSGNRVIDSAAQAAAALVPIAGELAGEMFALGLLGASLLAASILPLSTAYAVCEAFGWERGVNQTWEDAPVFYGLYTGMIVIGAAVALIPDVPLITLLLASQTVNGILLPVILVLMLRLANIKRLMGKYANSRLANIIGWGTALIVIAATIVLLVSTALGF
- a CDS encoding CBS domain-containing protein encodes the protein MAYLSELIGREVRDTKGTLIGVLNDLLIGPDNENEPYPRVVALAVKRNGGEPSLLPWEGAEDLAGSKIILQKPPSMSYTPKGTEVYLNRDVLDKQVIDTNGFRVVRVNDLELARIGNDYRLVNVDVGGRGLLRRLGWEDLSERVVGLVRRELPSRAIAWTDLGFIPRGDLQVRVARTKLKELHAADIAEILEDMRPRDAGAVMRDLSDEKVADVMEELEPEFQAEVLETFTNERAADIVEEMEPDAAADVLQEMEEDRREQVLNLMEPDEKAEVKELLAHPENTAGGLMTTKYVTVPPGITVAQALQHLREIAAAKEAETIYYVYVVDVEEHLLGVFSLSDLVLTPPEQRVDDIMHRRPIRMQLDTAPSEVLEAMTRYNLLALPVVDADNRLQGIVTAEDALQMILPSEWKIKLPRLFK